In Bacteroidales bacterium, one genomic interval encodes:
- a CDS encoding GNAT family N-acetyltransferase has product MNYLIHKLCEYEVKAASESIASAFMHEPIQTYFLPDERIRKEKSPEHFAILIRYCMLFGEVYTSANAEGAVLWLRPGESEITREKAEKGGLALLLPLVEKEALDRFNAVFEFLAPYHKKDAAEPHWYTFVIGVDPPFQGHGIGKALMNPVMEKACKTNTPIYLETADPANIPFYQKLGFQMVRELTHPGSGLKLWTLMKTFNS; this is encoded by the coding sequence ATGAATTATTTGATACATAAGCTATGCGAATATGAGGTAAAGGCGGCCTCCGAATCCATTGCATCTGCCTTCATGCACGAACCCATCCAAACGTATTTTCTTCCGGACGAACGAATACGAAAGGAAAAATCACCGGAACACTTTGCGATCCTGATCAGGTACTGCATGCTATTCGGAGAGGTATACACCTCGGCCAATGCAGAGGGAGCCGTGCTGTGGCTTCGTCCCGGTGAATCAGAAATAACCCGGGAAAAAGCAGAAAAAGGGGGGCTGGCCCTGCTTTTACCGCTGGTGGAAAAAGAAGCCCTTGACCGGTTCAATGCGGTCTTTGAATTCCTGGCACCTTATCATAAAAAAGACGCAGCGGAACCTCACTGGTACACATTTGTGATTGGGGTTGATCCTCCATTCCAGGGACATGGGATAGGTAAAGCCTTGATGAATCCCGTGATGGAAAAGGCTTGCAAAACCAACACACCTATCTATCTCGAAACAGCCGATCCTGCCAATATACCTTTTTATCAAAAGCTTGGATTCCAGATGGTTCGTG